CCGCACGTGGCGGCGGGCGTCGTCACCCCGCAGTCGGTGGCGGTGTCACTGCGGCGGCGGCTGCGCCGCACCCGCTACGTGCCGGGGTTCGCCCTGGGGGTGGACACCCGGCGGCGGCAGGTGACCGTGCGCACCGTCGAGGGCGCCGAGTGGGAGATCGGCTACGACCACCTGGTGCTGGCCGCGGGCAGCACCACCCGGCTGTTCGACATCCCGGGCGTCACCGAGCACGCGCTCGGGATGAAGACCCTCGCCCAGGCCGCGTACCTGCGCGACCACGTGATCGGCCAACTGAACGCGGCCGCGGTCACCAACGACCCCGAGGAGCGGGCCGAGCGCCTGTGCTTCGTGGTGGTGGGCGGGGGCTACGCGGGCACCGAGACGGCCGCCTCCCTGGAACTGCTCACCCGGGAGGCGATCCGGCGCTTCCCGCACGTGGACCCGGCCCTGCTCAGCTGGCACCTGGTGGACATCGCGCCGCGGCTGCTGCCGGAGATCGGCGAGCGGCTCGGCGCGGCCGCGATGGCGGTCCTGCGCGGCCGCGGCCTCGAGTTCAGCCTGAACACCAGCGTGACCCGGGTGACCCCCCGGACGGTGGAGCTCACCGACGGCCGGACGCTGCGCACCCGGACCCTGGTGTGGACGGCCGGCGTGGCGGCCAGCCCGCTGGTGCACACCGTCGACACCGACCTGGTGCGGGGCCGGCTGGCGACCACCGCGGAGCTGACCGTGCCCGGCGCGGACGACGTGTTCGCGGTCGGGGACGCCGCCGCCGTCCCGGACCTCGCCAAGGCGGACGGCAGCATCACCCCGCCCACCGCGCAGCACTCGCAGCGCCAGGGCAAGGCAGTGGCCTTCAACGTGGCCGCGCGGCTGCGGGGCACCGCGATGCGGCCGTACTTCCACCGCGACCTGGGGCTGGTGGTGGACCTGGGCGGCGGCTACGCGGTCTCCCGGCCGCTGGGCGTGGAGCTGAGCGGCCTCCCGGGGCAGGCGGTGGCCCGCGGCTACCACCTGATGGCGCTGCCGACCGTCACGGCCCGCACCCGGGTGCTGGTCAACTGGGCGCTGAACGCCACCACCGGCAGCGACTTCGTCAGCACCGGCTTCCAGCACGGCCGCCCGGCCACCCTGCCCGACTTCGAGCACACCGACGTCTACCGCCCGGCCTGACCCCGCCCCCGCCCGAGGGCCCGCCCCGCACCCGCGGGGTGGGCCCTTCCGTGCGGCAGGTGGCTAGCGCGGCGCGGAGTGCCTGTTGCGGCCCATCCGCATGCCCGTCACCAGCAGGGCGCCGACGAACAGCACCGCGCCGATGACCAGCAGCCACAGCAGGCCCTTCACCAGCACGCCGACGAACCCGCACACCACGGCGATCAGCACGATGAGCAGCAGCCACGCCATGTCGGCCTCCCTGGGTCGGTTCCGCCTGCGGGGCCCGGCCGGAGGGCCGGGCCCCGCAGGGGGGTGTTACCGGTGGCGCCCCTGGCCGGGGGTGTCCTTGCCGGTGTTCTTCGGCGGCAACTTCGCCTTGCCCTCGGGCAGTTCGGCTTCGATGCGCTCCTTGCGCACCTCGCCGGTGACGGTCCGCTCCTCGACGTGCTCCTCGGTCACCAGCCGCACCCGCTCGACCGGGACGGCCTCGGTGCGCACGACCGGACGCTCCCCGTGCAGGGTCACGTCGTACTCGGCCTCCGAGATCGGCTCGCCGGACAGCGCCTCGTGCCGGTTCGCCTCGGTGATCGGCTCGCGCTCGACCCGGACCTCCTCGTGCCGCACCGGCACGGTCTTCTGCTCCTCCTCCGTGACGACGTACTTGCGCAGCCGGGCGTGCCCGGTCTCGTACCGTTCGACGCCGACGTGCATCCGCTCCTCCGAGCGGGTCATCGCGTCGTCGTCCCGCTCCGGCCGGCCGGTGCCCCGGACGGCGGGGCCGGGCGCGGCGGCCGCGGAGCCGGTGCGGGCGTCCTGCCGGCCGCCCGCCGTGGCGCCGGCGGCTCCGGCCGTACCCGCCAGGCCGGCGGTCCCGGCCATGCCGGCGGTCCCGACCGTGCCGCTGGTTCCGGCGGCCTTGGTGCCGGTGGTTCCGGCGGCCTTGGTGCCGGTGGTTCCGGCGGCCTTGGTGCCGGTGGTTCCGGCGGCCTTGGTGCCGGAGGGGCCGGTACCGGCGGAACCGCCCGTCATCGGCCTGGTCGTCGACGTTCCGGCCGCACCCGCGGTGCCCGCCGCCCCGGCGGCCCCGGCGGCACCCGCCGCTCCGGCCGCGCCCGCCGCGGTGCCCGTTCCGCTCTCCCGGTGGGCCCAGCCGCCCTCACCGGGCTGGTTGGCGGCCTTCCAGGCGTCGTCCCAGGCGATGCCGTAGTGGCGGTAGAGCCGGCGCTCCTCCTGCTCGGAGAGGTGTCCGCCGCTGTCCACGTCCACGTTCGGCGCGTCCTTGACCTTGTCCTTGTCGTAGGGCACCTGGAGGTGCCCGTCGATCACGTGGGCCTCCCGGACCGGGACGAACGACTCACTCGAACCGAACCATCCGGTCTTCACGCTGACCCACTCGGGCTTCCCGGTGGCGTCGTCGAGGAAGAGGTGGTCGGCCTTGCCGATCTTGTTGCCCTGGGCGTCGTGGACAGGGTGGTGCAGCATGGAACGGATCTGCTGTTCGGTGATCATTGCTCACGCCTCCTTCACATTCCGG
Above is a genomic segment from Kitasatospora cineracea containing:
- a CDS encoding NAD(P)/FAD-dependent oxidoreductase; the protein is MPRPRVLVIGAGFAGVECLHRLERMLKPEEAELVVVSPHDYQLYLPLLPHVAAGVVTPQSVAVSLRRRLRRTRYVPGFALGVDTRRRQVTVRTVEGAEWEIGYDHLVLAAGSTTRLFDIPGVTEHALGMKTLAQAAYLRDHVIGQLNAAAVTNDPEERAERLCFVVVGGGYAGTETAASLELLTREAIRRFPHVDPALLSWHLVDIAPRLLPEIGERLGAAAMAVLRGRGLEFSLNTSVTRVTPRTVELTDGRTLRTRTLVWTAGVAASPLVHTVDTDLVRGRLATTAELTVPGADDVFAVGDAAAVPDLAKADGSITPPTAQHSQRQGKAVAFNVAARLRGTAMRPYFHRDLGLVVDLGGGYAVSRPLGVELSGLPGQAVARGYHLMALPTVTARTRVLVNWALNATTGSDFVSTGFQHGRPATLPDFEHTDVYRPA
- a CDS encoding DUF2382 domain-containing protein: MITEQQIRSMLHHPVHDAQGNKIGKADHLFLDDATGKPEWVSVKTGWFGSSESFVPVREAHVIDGHLQVPYDKDKVKDAPNVDVDSGGHLSEQEERRLYRHYGIAWDDAWKAANQPGEGGWAHRESGTGTAAGAAGAAGAAGAAGAAGTAGAAGTSTTRPMTGGSAGTGPSGTKAAGTTGTKAAGTTGTKAAGTTGTKAAGTSGTVGTAGMAGTAGLAGTAGAAGATAGGRQDARTGSAAAAPGPAVRGTGRPERDDDAMTRSEERMHVGVERYETGHARLRKYVVTEEEQKTVPVRHEEVRVEREPITEANRHEALSGEPISEAEYDVTLHGERPVVRTEAVPVERVRLVTEEHVEERTVTGEVRKERIEAELPEGKAKLPPKNTGKDTPGQGRHR